The window TAAATTTGCTGATCACATTTTTCTCAGGAATTTTTATTTGTTCTGCTTCAACAGCATTTCCGGTGAGGGCTGATAAAAATCCTTGGTAAATAAACAAAAGTCCTTGACCTCCGGCATCAACTACCCCTACCTTTTTTAACACAGGAAGAAGTTCAGGTGTTTTATCCAATGTGATTTTAGCTTGCTTTACAACTTCTTCCATCACCACATTCACCTGATCGGTCTTTTTTGCCACTTCTTGACCGCGATCCGCCGCTTCTCTAGCCACGGTCAAGATGGTCCCTTCAATGGGCTTAATCACCGCTTTATAGGCCGTTTCTACTCCTTCTTTCAGGGCATCAGCAAATTCTTTTGCACTTATGTATGTTTTCCCTAATGTACTCTTGGCAAATCCGCGAAAAAGTTGGGATAGTATAACGCCGGAATTTCCTCTTGCTCCCATAAGCAATCCCTTAGAAAGGGCTTGAGCCACTGCCCCAATGCCTTCATGTTTTCTTTTTTGCACTTCCTCTACTCCTGACGTAAACGAAAGGTTCATATTGGTACCAGTATCCCCGTCAGGAACAGGAAACACATTTAATCCATCGACAATCGTTACATTTCTTTTCAAAACATCTGCTCCATTTATGATCATTCTGGTAAATAATAACCCATCAATATACTGTTGACTCAACGCAAGTCCTCCTTACCTATGATTAAACCACCTTGACGCCTTGCACAAATACATTTACAGAACCGATATGAATTCCCACAGTTTGTTCCAAAGTATATTTTACTCTGGTTTGTACATTATGGGCAATTTCCGAAATCCTCGTTCCGTAACTCACCATGATGTAGATATTCAAGTTTACTTGATCTTCTTTCTTTTCTACTAAGACTCCCCGACTCAAATTCTCCTTCCCTAATAAATCAATAATCCCATCTTTTAACAGGTGTTGAGAAACCATACCAAC is drawn from Microaerobacter geothermalis and contains these coding sequences:
- a CDS encoding Asp23/Gls24 family envelope stress response protein, producing the protein MTVEVKTEMGRIEIVEDVIATIAGGAAMECYGVVGMVSQHLLKDGIIDLLGKENLSRGVLVEKKEDQVNLNIYIMVSYGTRISEIAHNVQTRVKYTLEQTVGIHIGSVNVFVQGVKVV